The proteins below are encoded in one region of Limnohabitans sp. 63ED37-2:
- a CDS encoding Ldh family oxidoreductase, whose translation MNYAAADLLAFADQLLQSAGLSPDKAQAVAEVLLEGDLLGHTTHGLALLAPYLAELESGKMRKEGQPLVVSEHPAAVTWDGQRLPGPWLVRQAIDLAIHRASTQGTCTVVIRRSHHIACLAAYHQRVTDLGLMMMLHCSDPNTASIAPFGGLDPVFTPNPMSVGIPTSGLPVLIDVSTSSTTNGMTNRLYKEGGLLPAEWVMDGHGQPSRDPAVLFNEPKGTILPLGGMDSGHKGYGLSWMVEALTGGLAGHGRADSPEGWGATVFLQIIDPRAFSGQSAFNTQMDEVSRQCHASRPAQADRWVRTPGERGLKLKAGSASEGVALYPNIMPMLVPWAEKFKIAVPSAV comes from the coding sequence ATGAACTACGCTGCCGCTGACCTTTTGGCTTTTGCCGACCAACTATTGCAATCCGCAGGCTTGTCACCTGACAAAGCTCAGGCCGTGGCCGAAGTCTTGCTGGAGGGCGACCTGCTGGGCCACACCACACATGGCCTGGCCTTGCTGGCCCCCTATCTGGCCGAGTTGGAATCAGGAAAGATGCGCAAAGAAGGGCAGCCCTTGGTGGTGTCTGAGCACCCAGCCGCTGTAACTTGGGATGGCCAGCGCTTGCCCGGCCCTTGGCTGGTGCGGCAAGCCATTGACTTGGCCATTCACCGCGCCAGCACACAGGGCACCTGCACCGTGGTCATTCGGCGCAGCCACCACATTGCTTGTTTGGCGGCCTACCACCAGCGCGTGACCGATCTAGGCCTCATGATGATGCTGCATTGCTCGGACCCGAACACCGCGAGCATCGCACCCTTTGGTGGGCTGGACCCGGTGTTCACGCCCAACCCCATGTCGGTGGGCATCCCCACTTCTGGCCTGCCCGTACTGATAGATGTCTCCACCTCGTCCACCACCAATGGCATGACAAACCGACTGTACAAAGAAGGGGGTTTGCTCCCAGCCGAGTGGGTGATGGATGGCCATGGCCAGCCCAGCCGCGACCCGGCGGTGCTGTTCAACGAACCCAAGGGCACGATCTTGCCCTTGGGGGGCATGGATTCTGGCCACAAGGGCTATGGCCTGAGTTGGATGGTGGAAGCTTTGACCGGCGGTTTGGCAGGCCATGGCCGTGCCGACTCACCCGAAGGATGGGGTGCCACGGTGTTTTTGCAAATCATCGACCCCCGCGCTTTTTCAGGCCAAAGCGCCTTCAACACGCAGATGGACGAAGTCTCACGCCAGTGCCATGCCTCGCGGCCCGCACAAGCCGACCGTTGGGTGCGCACGCCAGGCGAGCGTGGCCTGAAACTCAAGGCGGGCAGTGCCAGCGAAGGCGTCGCGCTTTACCCGAACATCATGCCCATGCTGGTGCCTTGGGCCGAGAAGTTCAAAATTGCGGTGCCTTCTGCGGTCTGA
- a CDS encoding tripartite tricarboxylate transporter permease — protein MWTAIGQAFSMVFEPYTLMVMVLASLYGLFVGAVPGLTATMATALLVPVTFFMPPIPAVAAMVTATAMAIFSGDIPGCLLRIPGTPASAAYTDEAFAMTRKGQAEKALGAGLVFSAVGGLFGTVVLIVAAPALADFALNFSSFEYFWLVLLGLTCAVFISTGSAVKGLMMLFLGLLVACVGLGNPAGFPRFTFGNTEMSGGIGMIAMMIGMFAISEIIRYVVDTSPPAELVVEEVGGVLKGQWALAKKYPKQILRGSVLGTAVGALPGAGADIAAWMSYAMSKKFSKEPEKFGTGHVEGIVESGSANNSALAGAWIPALVFGIPGDSITAIVIGVLYMKNMNPGPTLFTTNPQNIYAVFLLFIVANLIMIPLGILCIKVAKRILKVPREILMPMILLFCVVGTFAINNSVFQIGVMLVAGILAYLLEANKFPTAPAILGVVLGGMLEENFITSMIKSNGDLTAFVARPIALSLAILTALVWFAPLVLRMLRKPAPAS, from the coding sequence ATGTGGACAGCTATTGGCCAAGCTTTTTCGATGGTGTTCGAGCCCTACACCTTGATGGTGATGGTGCTCGCTTCCCTTTACGGTTTGTTTGTGGGGGCAGTGCCTGGCTTGACCGCCACCATGGCCACGGCCTTGCTGGTGCCTGTGACGTTCTTCATGCCGCCCATTCCGGCGGTGGCTGCCATGGTCACAGCCACGGCCATGGCGATTTTTTCGGGGGACATCCCGGGTTGTTTGCTGCGTATTCCGGGCACACCGGCATCGGCGGCATACACCGACGAAGCCTTTGCCATGACCCGCAAGGGGCAGGCCGAGAAAGCGTTGGGCGCAGGCCTGGTGTTCTCGGCAGTGGGGGGCTTGTTTGGCACGGTTGTGCTGATCGTTGCTGCGCCTGCCTTGGCCGACTTTGCGCTGAACTTCAGCTCCTTCGAATACTTCTGGCTGGTGCTGTTGGGTCTGACTTGCGCGGTCTTCATCTCCACCGGCTCTGCGGTCAAGGGACTGATGATGTTGTTCCTGGGCTTGTTGGTGGCGTGTGTAGGCTTGGGCAACCCGGCCGGTTTTCCGCGCTTTACCTTTGGCAACACCGAAATGTCGGGCGGCATTGGCATGATCGCCATGATGATCGGCATGTTCGCCATCTCCGAAATCATCCGCTACGTGGTGGACACCAGTCCGCCTGCTGAGTTGGTGGTGGAAGAGGTGGGTGGTGTGCTCAAGGGCCAATGGGCCTTGGCCAAAAAATATCCCAAGCAGATTTTGCGAGGCAGTGTGTTGGGCACCGCCGTGGGCGCTTTGCCGGGTGCTGGCGCCGACATCGCGGCATGGATGTCGTATGCCATGAGCAAGAAGTTTTCCAAAGAGCCCGAGAAATTTGGCACCGGGCATGTGGAAGGCATTGTGGAGTCGGGCTCGGCCAACAACAGTGCTCTGGCGGGAGCCTGGATTCCGGCCTTGGTGTTTGGCATTCCAGGTGACTCGATCACGGCCATTGTGATCGGCGTGCTCTACATGAAGAACATGAACCCTGGCCCGACCTTGTTCACCACCAATCCGCAAAACATCTATGCCGTGTTCTTGCTTTTCATTGTGGCCAACCTCATCATGATTCCGCTGGGCATTTTGTGCATCAAGGTGGCCAAGCGCATCCTCAAGGTGCCGCGTGAAATCCTTATGCCGATGATCTTGCTGTTTTGTGTGGTGGGCACGTTTGCCATCAACAACTCGGTGTTTCAGATCGGTGTGATGCTGGTCGCTGGCATCTTGGCGTATCTGCTGGAAGCCAACAAGTTCCCGACAGCACCGGCCATTTTGGGTGTGGTGTTGGGGGGCATGCTGGAGGAAAACTTCATCACCTCGATGATCAAGTCCAACGGTGACTTGACCGCTTTTGTGGCCCGACCTATTGCTTTGTCTTTGGCCATTCTCACGGCATTGGTGTGGTTTGCACCGCTGGTTTTGCGCATGCTGCGCAAACCTGCACCTGCGTCTTGA
- a CDS encoding M20 aminoacylase family protein, which produces MNDTALLPPALEAIRAHEAEMMDIRHQIHANPELGFEENDTSDLVAARLERWGWEVHRGLGGTGVVGTLRAGTSTRRIGLRADMDALPIAETSGKAWSSKVFGKMHACGHDGHTAMLLSAARHLAATRHFDGIVHAVFQPAEEGLGGARKMLEDGFLDLFPCDAMFGMHNGPGIPEGQFMAVPGCAMASADTCIITIQGVGGHAAFPHNAVDPILVGSALVMALQSIVSRNVPPLQTGIISLGAFLAGDAPNVIPGTAELRLSVRAMQPEIRDLLERRIHEIANAVAQTYGATADVNYMRRYPVLMNDPTQTAFCLNLVRDWLGETGVVPHPEPVPASEDFAFFLQKVPGCFINIGNGVGSVGGCMVHNAGYDFNDRILSTGATYWVKLVERWLAKV; this is translated from the coding sequence ATGAACGACACTGCCCTACTCCCTCCCGCGCTGGAAGCCATCCGCGCTCATGAAGCCGAGATGATGGACATCCGCCACCAGATCCATGCCAACCCCGAGCTGGGGTTTGAGGAAAACGACACCAGTGACCTGGTGGCCGCACGGCTTGAACGCTGGGGCTGGGAAGTGCACCGCGGCCTGGGCGGCACGGGCGTGGTTGGCACCTTGCGTGCGGGCACCAGCACACGGCGCATCGGCCTTCGCGCCGACATGGATGCCCTGCCAATCGCCGAAACCTCGGGAAAGGCTTGGTCCAGCAAGGTGTTTGGCAAGATGCACGCCTGCGGCCACGACGGCCACACCGCCATGCTGTTGTCTGCGGCACGCCACCTGGCCGCCACCCGACACTTTGACGGCATCGTGCACGCCGTGTTCCAGCCCGCAGAAGAAGGTCTGGGCGGTGCCCGCAAGATGCTCGAAGACGGTTTTCTGGACCTGTTCCCCTGTGACGCCATGTTTGGCATGCACAACGGCCCTGGCATTCCTGAAGGCCAATTCATGGCCGTGCCCGGCTGCGCCATGGCCAGCGCAGACACCTGCATCATCACCATCCAAGGCGTGGGCGGCCACGCGGCCTTTCCGCACAACGCGGTCGATCCGATTTTGGTGGGCTCGGCCCTGGTCATGGCCTTGCAAAGCATCGTCTCGCGCAACGTGCCGCCCCTGCAAACCGGCATCATTTCGCTGGGGGCATTTTTGGCAGGCGACGCACCCAACGTGATCCCAGGCACAGCCGAGCTGCGCCTCAGCGTGCGGGCCATGCAACCCGAAATTCGTGACTTGCTGGAGCGGCGCATCCACGAGATCGCCAACGCCGTGGCACAAACCTACGGCGCCACGGCCGATGTGAACTACATGCGTCGCTACCCGGTTCTCATGAATGACCCCACCCAAACCGCGTTCTGCCTGAACCTCGTGCGCGACTGGCTGGGCGAGACCGGCGTGGTGCCCCATCCCGAGCCGGTGCCTGCCAGTGAAGACTTCGCATTTTTCCTGCAAAAGGTGCCCGGCTGCTTCATCAACATCGGCAACGGCGTGGGCAGTGTGGGCGGCTGCATGGTGCACAACGCAGGCTATGACTTCAACGACCGCATCTTGTCCACCGGCGCCACTTACTGGGTCAAATTGGTCGAGCGCTGGCTTGCCAAGGTTTGA
- a CDS encoding tripartite tricarboxylate transporter substrate-binding protein produces MRSPLLPVSFACALLLSANVFAQDYPSSSKPITFVLPYAAGGPTDKAARDLAQAMSKAMGGHSIVIDNSAGASGSIGANKVAKASADGYTLLFTHIAQATLPTFFRNLPYNVEKDFEYIGLVSENPMNLIGRPSLPANNMVELVSWINANKGKINIANAGPGSASHLCGMLFQSTIKVDMTSVPYKGTAPAMTDLIGGQVDLMCDQTTTTIPQIEGKKVKSFAVTTPTRLSSPVLKDNPTMQEAGLKDFSVTIWQGLYAPRGTPAPVLKKLNDALKVAVKDPDFIRKQDAGGATVINDARNDPAGHKAFVMAEIAKWAPVIRAAGVYAD; encoded by the coding sequence ATGCGCTCCCCACTTTTGCCGGTTTCCTTCGCTTGTGCTTTGCTCTTGTCTGCGAACGTGTTTGCACAAGACTACCCCTCGTCCAGCAAACCCATCACCTTCGTGCTGCCCTATGCCGCAGGCGGCCCCACCGACAAAGCTGCACGCGATCTGGCCCAAGCCATGAGCAAGGCCATGGGCGGCCACAGCATCGTGATCGACAACTCGGCAGGCGCCTCCGGCTCGATTGGGGCCAACAAAGTGGCCAAAGCGTCGGCCGATGGTTACACGCTGTTGTTTACTCACATCGCACAAGCCACCTTGCCCACTTTCTTCCGCAACTTGCCCTACAACGTCGAAAAAGACTTTGAGTACATCGGTCTGGTGAGTGAGAACCCGATGAACCTGATCGGTCGCCCCAGCTTGCCCGCCAACAACATGGTTGAGTTGGTCAGCTGGATCAACGCCAACAAGGGCAAGATCAACATCGCCAACGCAGGCCCCGGCTCGGCTTCGCACCTGTGTGGCATGTTGTTCCAGTCCACCATCAAGGTGGACATGACCTCGGTGCCTTACAAGGGCACGGCCCCCGCCATGACCGACCTGATCGGTGGCCAGGTGGATTTGATGTGCGACCAGACCACCACCACCATCCCGCAGATTGAAGGCAAGAAGGTCAAATCATTTGCCGTGACCACGCCCACGCGTTTGAGCTCACCCGTGCTCAAGGACAACCCCACCATGCAGGAAGCCGGGCTCAAGGATTTCAGCGTCACGATCTGGCAAGGCCTGTACGCACCCAGAGGCACACCCGCCCCCGTGCTGAAAAAGCTCAACGACGCCCTGAAAGTGGCGGTCAAAGACCCCGACTTCATCCGCAAGCAAGATGCTGGTGGCGCCACCGTCATCAACGATGCCCGCAACGATCCAGCAGGTCACAAGGCCTTTGTCATGGCTGAGATTGCCAAGTGGGCGCCCGTGATCAGGGCGGCGGGTGTTTACGCGGATTGA
- a CDS encoding tartrate dehydrogenase: MKTYRIATIPGDGIGKEVIPAGQEVMQALAKACGTFAFEFENFGWGGDYYREHGVMMPADGLDALRGKDAILFGSAGDPHIPDHITLWGLRLKICQGFDQYANVRPTRILPGIDAPLKRCTPQDLDWVIVRENSEGEYSGVGGRVHQGHPIEAATDVSIMTRAGVERILRYAFKLAQSRPRKLLTVVTKSNAQRHAMVMWDEIAVQISKEFPDVKWDKELVDAATARMVNRPATLDTIVATNLHADILSDLAAALAGSLGIAPTGNIDPERRYPSMFEPIHGSAFDIMGKGLANPVGTFWSVVMLLEHIGEPAAAQRLMAVIESVTANPALHTGDLGGKALTVDVTQAVCKDLA; encoded by the coding sequence ATGAAAACCTACCGCATCGCCACCATCCCCGGAGACGGCATTGGCAAAGAAGTCATCCCTGCAGGCCAAGAGGTCATGCAGGCCTTGGCGAAAGCCTGTGGCACTTTTGCTTTTGAGTTTGAAAACTTTGGCTGGGGCGGCGACTACTACCGCGAGCACGGCGTGATGATGCCCGCCGATGGCCTGGATGCATTGCGGGGCAAAGACGCGATTTTGTTTGGCTCGGCCGGTGACCCGCACATCCCCGACCACATCACGCTCTGGGGCCTGCGCCTGAAAATTTGCCAAGGCTTTGACCAGTACGCCAACGTGCGGCCCACACGCATCCTGCCGGGCATCGATGCCCCGCTCAAGCGCTGCACACCCCAAGACCTTGACTGGGTCATCGTGCGTGAGAACTCCGAAGGCGAATACTCCGGCGTGGGTGGCCGGGTGCACCAGGGCCACCCGATCGAAGCTGCGACGGACGTGTCCATCATGACGCGTGCAGGCGTGGAGCGCATCTTGCGCTACGCCTTCAAGTTGGCGCAATCTCGCCCGCGCAAACTGCTCACCGTGGTGACCAAGAGCAACGCGCAACGCCACGCCATGGTGATGTGGGACGAGATCGCAGTGCAAATCTCCAAAGAGTTTCCTGATGTGAAGTGGGACAAAGAACTGGTGGACGCCGCCACCGCCCGCATGGTCAACCGCCCCGCCACTTTGGACACCATCGTCGCCACCAACTTGCATGCCGACATCTTGAGCGACTTGGCCGCAGCGTTGGCAGGCAGCCTGGGCATTGCGCCCACGGGCAACATCGACCCTGAGCGCCGTTACCCCAGCATGTTCGAGCCCATCCACGGCTCGGCCTTTGACATCATGGGCAAGGGCTTGGCCAATCCGGTGGGCACGTTTTGGTCGGTGGTCATGCTGCTGGAGCACATTGGCGAGCCCGCCGCGGCCCAGCGCCTAATGGCCGTCATCGAAAGCGTGACGGCCAATCCCGCCTTGCACACGGGTGACCTGGGCGGGAAAGCCCTGACGGTCGATGTCACCCAGGCTGTATGCAAAGACCTGGCTTGA
- a CDS encoding Bug family tripartite tricarboxylate transporter substrate binding protein translates to MFNRSRRSLVASAVAGLTFLAAAVPAVAQNYPVRPITMIVPWGAGGGTDAVARIVASLLEKDLGQPVTVVNRTGGSGVVGHAAIASAPADGYTIGLATVEIGMMHWQGLTQLTGASYTPIGLVNADPAGIQVRADSPYKNVNDLLAAIKANPGKFKASGTGQGGIWHLAIAGLLLDQKIDPAALPWVPSNGAAPGLQDMVAGGVEVAPVSLPEARSLIDAGKVRSLAIMDAKPSTLYPNVPTLKSATGSNWTMAAWRGVLAPKGLPAPIQTKLAEAVRKAVASKEYNDFMTSRGLGVIYGGPEDMAKFMAKSDAEMGVTMKAVGLVK, encoded by the coding sequence ATGTTCAATCGCTCACGCCGTTCTTTGGTTGCCAGTGCAGTTGCTGGTTTGACTTTTTTGGCCGCAGCTGTGCCTGCTGTTGCTCAAAACTACCCTGTTCGACCGATCACCATGATCGTGCCCTGGGGTGCAGGCGGCGGCACAGATGCTGTGGCCCGCATTGTGGCCAGCTTGCTCGAAAAAGACCTCGGTCAACCCGTCACGGTGGTTAACCGCACGGGTGGTAGCGGTGTGGTGGGACATGCTGCGATAGCCTCAGCACCTGCTGATGGTTACACCATTGGCTTGGCCACGGTTGAAATTGGCATGATGCATTGGCAGGGCCTCACCCAGCTGACGGGTGCGTCTTACACCCCCATTGGTTTGGTCAATGCCGATCCGGCAGGCATTCAGGTGCGAGCAGATTCGCCCTACAAGAACGTGAATGATTTGCTGGCCGCCATCAAGGCCAACCCGGGCAAGTTCAAAGCTTCAGGTACGGGCCAGGGCGGCATCTGGCATTTGGCCATTGCTGGCTTGTTGCTGGACCAAAAAATCGACCCCGCAGCATTGCCTTGGGTGCCCAGCAACGGTGCAGCGCCGGGCCTGCAGGACATGGTGGCCGGTGGCGTTGAAGTGGCGCCTGTCTCATTGCCCGAGGCGCGTTCACTGATCGATGCTGGCAAGGTCAGGAGCCTGGCCATCATGGATGCCAAACCATCAACGCTGTACCCCAACGTGCCCACCCTGAAGTCGGCCACTGGCAGCAACTGGACCATGGCGGCCTGGCGCGGCGTGCTGGCGCCCAAAGGTTTGCCAGCGCCGATTCAAACCAAGTTGGCCGAAGCCGTGCGCAAGGCTGTGGCCAGCAAAGAGTACAACGACTTCATGACCAGCCGTGGTTTGGGCGTGATTTATGGTGGACCTGAGGACATGGCCAAGTTCATGGCCAAGTCGGACGCCGAAATGGGCGTGACCATGAAGGCTGTGGGCCTGGTCAAGTAA
- a CDS encoding 8-oxoguanine deaminase produces the protein MTTLLIHRARCIATMDDANTELNDASLLIRNGRIKRIIPASENTDELLTHVDEVIDARRHVVVPGLINTHHHMYQSLTRAIPSVQNAELFSWLKGLYPIWVGLTPEMVRVSGQVAMAELLLSGCTTSSDHLYIYPNGVRLDDSIEAAHTIGMRFTATRGSMSVGESQGGLPPDRVVEQEPAILKETLRLIERWHDASFGSMTHVAVAPCSPFSVSQDLMRESAKLARAHGVRLHTHLAENDHDIAYTREKFNCTPAQYAEDLGWVGHDVWHAHGVKLDEEGTYLFAKTRTGIAHCPCSNMRLASGILPLRKMLDAGVPIGLGVDGSASNDAAHLLNEARQAMLLARVGRALEPFGCDHGPADMTPRDALRLATRGGAEVLGRAHELGQIKEGYCADIAMFRTDTLSMAGGAVHDPVGALLLCASDNADYTIVNGRVVVRQGEITTVDMGPLIERHNQLAMQLALGSR, from the coding sequence ATGACCACACTGCTCATCCACCGCGCCCGCTGCATCGCCACCATGGACGATGCCAACACCGAACTGAATGACGCCTCGCTCCTGATCCGCAATGGCCGGATCAAGCGCATCATCCCGGCCAGTGAAAACACCGACGAACTGCTCACTCACGTGGATGAAGTCATCGACGCCCGCCGCCATGTGGTGGTGCCGGGCCTGATCAACACACACCATCATATGTACCAGTCGCTCACGCGGGCGATTCCGTCGGTGCAAAACGCCGAGCTGTTTTCTTGGCTAAAAGGCCTCTACCCGATCTGGGTGGGCCTCACGCCCGAAATGGTGCGGGTGTCAGGCCAGGTGGCCATGGCAGAACTCCTGCTGAGCGGCTGCACCACCAGCAGTGACCACCTCTACATCTACCCCAACGGCGTGCGGTTGGACGACAGCATCGAAGCAGCGCACACCATCGGCATGCGCTTCACGGCCACACGCGGCAGCATGAGTGTGGGCGAGAGCCAAGGCGGCTTGCCACCGGACCGTGTGGTCGAGCAAGAGCCCGCCATCCTGAAAGAAACCCTGCGCCTGATCGAGCGCTGGCACGACGCGAGCTTCGGCTCGATGACGCATGTGGCCGTGGCCCCTTGCTCGCCCTTCAGCGTGAGCCAGGACCTGATGCGCGAATCGGCAAAGCTCGCCCGCGCCCATGGCGTGCGCCTGCACACCCACCTGGCCGAAAACGACCACGACATCGCTTATACCCGCGAGAAGTTCAACTGCACCCCCGCGCAATACGCCGAAGACTTGGGCTGGGTGGGCCACGATGTGTGGCACGCGCATGGCGTGAAGCTCGACGAAGAAGGCACCTACCTGTTCGCAAAAACGCGCACCGGCATCGCCCACTGCCCCTGCAGCAACATGCGCTTGGCCAGCGGCATTCTGCCGCTGCGCAAAATGCTCGACGCGGGCGTGCCCATTGGCCTGGGTGTGGACGGCAGCGCCAGCAACGATGCGGCCCACTTGCTCAACGAAGCCCGCCAGGCCATGCTGCTGGCGCGTGTGGGCAGAGCCTTGGAACCCTTCGGTTGTGACCACGGCCCCGCCGACATGACACCCCGCGACGCCCTGCGCCTGGCCACACGCGGCGGCGCTGAAGTGCTGGGCCGCGCCCATGAGCTGGGGCAGATCAAAGAAGGCTATTGCGCCGACATTGCGATGTTCCGCACCGACACCTTGAGCATGGCGGGTGGTGCGGTGCACGACCCAGTAGGGGCGCTCTTGCTGTGCGCCAGCGACAACGCTGACTACACCATCGTGAATGGCCGCGTGGTGGTGCGCCAAGGTGAGATCACCACGGTGGACATGGGGCCGCTGATCGAGCGGCACAACCAGTTGGCGATGCAGTTGGCATTAGGTTCAAGGTGA
- a CDS encoding tripartite tricarboxylate transporter TctB family protein, translating to MKINDAFWGVLLMALGAAVLWAVRGYPNIPGQPVGPALFPGLIAIGLCAGGALLVWQGWHNRANGPWFEWEDWVRSPRHTKALVALLGSVVFYIWLSDELGFFITAFLMLVTLFRSLQVAWGRSAFWAVVATVVVHFAFYKLLRVPLPWGVLTPLAW from the coding sequence ATGAAAATCAACGACGCTTTTTGGGGCGTCTTGCTCATGGCCTTGGGCGCTGCGGTGCTCTGGGCTGTGCGCGGTTACCCCAACATTCCTGGTCAGCCAGTCGGGCCCGCTTTGTTTCCAGGCCTCATAGCCATCGGCCTGTGTGCGGGCGGCGCTTTGCTGGTCTGGCAAGGCTGGCACAACCGTGCCAATGGGCCTTGGTTTGAGTGGGAAGACTGGGTGCGATCGCCAAGGCACACCAAGGCGCTGGTTGCCTTGCTGGGCTCGGTGGTTTTTTACATCTGGTTGTCTGATGAGCTGGGATTTTTCATCACCGCATTTTTGATGCTGGTGACCTTGTTCAGATCATTGCAAGTGGCTTGGGGCCGTTCGGCCTTTTGGGCGGTGGTGGCCACTGTGGTGGTTCACTTTGCCTTTTACAAATTGCTGCGTGTGCCCTTACCCTGGGGTGTTCTGACACCACTGGCTTGGTAA
- a CDS encoding lysophospholipid acyltransferase family protein has product MHRTIFDTPIVNTVLRTGSLAFLKWTGWKVEGSLPPGAEKCVLIAAPHTSNWDLPYTLMVAFALRLQIYWMGKSSIFSFPFGPVMRWLGGIAVNRSQASNLVDSCAQELVKAEGAVHLVVPPEGTRSKTRYWKTGFYYIALQAQVPIVMAYMDYSRKVSGLGPLFYPSGDIDKDMIAIKAFYAPFKGKNADQFETPPEN; this is encoded by the coding sequence ATGCACCGCACCATTTTTGACACCCCGATCGTGAACACAGTCTTGAGAACAGGCTCTTTGGCGTTTCTCAAGTGGACTGGCTGGAAAGTGGAAGGAAGTTTGCCGCCCGGCGCCGAAAAGTGCGTGCTGATTGCCGCGCCCCACACCAGCAACTGGGACCTGCCTTACACCTTGATGGTGGCGTTTGCCTTGCGTCTGCAGATTTACTGGATGGGCAAAAGCAGCATCTTCTCGTTTCCGTTTGGGCCGGTCATGCGCTGGCTGGGCGGCATAGCGGTCAACCGCTCGCAAGCCTCCAACTTGGTGGACTCTTGCGCACAAGAATTGGTCAAAGCCGAAGGCGCGGTGCACCTGGTGGTGCCCCCCGAAGGCACACGCAGCAAAACCCGCTATTGGAAAACCGGGTTTTATTACATCGCCTTGCAAGCGCAAGTGCCCATCGTGATGGCCTACATGGACTATTCGCGCAAGGTCAGTGGCTTGGGCCCTTTGTTTTACCCGTCTGGCGATATCGACAAGGACATGATCGCCATCAAGGCGTTTTATGCGCCTTTTAAAGGTAAAAACGCCGACCAGTTTGAAACGCCGCCTGAAAACTGA
- a CDS encoding LysR family transcriptional regulator, translating to MKARLQAADLGFFSALAMAGSLSAAAREMRITTAAVSKRLSLMESRLGVPLINRTTRRMSLTVEGETMLRHARSILAEMADLEQQLGASRSTPSGLLRINATLGFGRSHIGPLMSRFVRQYPQVDAQLQLSVDPPALSDDAFDVCIRFGPPPDTRVIARKIASNQRLLCASPAYIAQHGEPKTPADLARHNFISIRQGGEAYGVIKLSRGRAGKTETIKTRGNLTTNDGSIAVQWALDGHGLLLRAEWDIRQHLASGQLVQVLPQHHTPDADIYAVYPAQLKSAARVRAFVDFVAEAFRPSQP from the coding sequence ATGAAAGCACGCCTGCAAGCTGCCGATCTGGGCTTTTTTTCGGCACTGGCCATGGCCGGGAGCCTGAGCGCCGCTGCCCGCGAGATGCGCATCACCACGGCCGCCGTCAGCAAACGCCTGTCGCTCATGGAGTCGCGCCTGGGGGTGCCGCTCATCAACCGCACCACCCGCCGCATGAGCCTCACGGTGGAAGGCGAAACCATGCTGCGCCACGCCCGCAGCATCCTGGCCGAGATGGCCGATCTGGAGCAGCAACTGGGTGCCAGCCGCTCCACACCCAGCGGCCTGCTGCGCATCAACGCCACACTGGGCTTTGGGCGCAGCCACATCGGCCCGCTGATGAGCCGCTTTGTGCGGCAATACCCGCAAGTGGATGCACAGCTGCAGCTGTCGGTGGACCCGCCCGCTCTGAGCGACGACGCGTTCGATGTGTGCATCCGCTTTGGCCCACCGCCAGACACCCGTGTCATTGCCCGCAAGATCGCCAGCAACCAGCGCCTGTTGTGCGCTTCACCGGCTTACATCGCGCAGCACGGCGAGCCCAAAACCCCGGCCGACTTGGCCCGGCACAACTTCATCAGCATCCGCCAAGGTGGCGAGGCCTATGGCGTGATCAAGCTCTCACGCGGGCGCGCGGGCAAAACCGAGACCATCAAGACCCGCGGCAACCTGACCACCAACGACGGCAGCATCGCGGTGCAATGGGCGCTGGACGGCCACGGCCTCTTGCTACGGGCCGAATGGGACATCCGCCAGCACTTGGCCTCTGGCCAGCTGGTGCAGGTATTGCCGCAGCACCACACGCCCGACGCCGACATTTATGCGGTCTACCCCGCGCAGCTCAAATCGGCGGCGCGGGTGCGGGCGTTTGTGGACTTTGTGGCCGAGGCGTTCAGGCCAAGCCAGCCTTGA